The Synechococcus sp. M16.1 genome includes the window AGCAGCAGCCAAGTCCAAACCTCTGAGATGGCGCGTTCTGCCGTGATGCTGCGTCAGGCCTGCCGCCTGATTCCCTTTGAACGGTCCATTCCAGCGGGGGTCCAGATCAGCGCGGAACTGGTGTGGAGGCGCGAGGGTTGGCTGGAACTCAGCTACGGGGTTCTGGCCCGTGCGGCCAAGGGCATTGGCGTCCTGAAGCTGCCGGCAGGGCTGAACGATGGGCCCCAACAGGGGCAGCGCAAAGATGAGCTCTGGACCACCACCTGCTTCGAAGCCTTCATCGCTGCCCCCGGGGAGCAGCGTTACTGGGAAGTGAATCTGGCTGCCAATGGCGATTGGGCGCTCTATCGCTTCGATGGCTATCGCAGTGGACAAACGCAGCAGGAACTGAGCACACCCCCAACGGTGCGGCTGCAACGTGGGTTGCACCAACTGCGGCTCGACGCCCGTATTGCATTGGAGCCCTGGTGGACACCAGACGTCTGCCCAGACCTGGCACTGACAGCCGTGATTGACCGTGGACAGGAGGGGCTGAGCCATTGGGCCCTCCGCCACGGCCCCAAGGCCGACTTTCACGACCGCAGCACCTTTCTTGCCGCCTGAACCGCACCGGTAGGGTCAACACAGCGCCCCTGCCCCACCATGCGCAGCCGCAATGTGCTTGTTGTCTCAGCCATCACGGCAAGCCTGCTGAGCGGGCTGTGGCTGAGACCAAAACAGCCGCAGGCCGCAGCCGAAGCGGTTGTTTCCAAGCAAGCTGTCACCAAGCCAGGGGGGAAATCACCTGTGCTGCTTCCTGCCCAGGCCAGCCAACCGAAAACCAAAGATGGCCGGCAGTACCCCCTTGTGCCCGCTGATCCAGCCGAGCTGGCAACACTGCTGGCGGCCGTTGAACAGGCGCTGAGGGATCCCGCCACAGCGGCCGAGGCCCTGCCCGATCTCGGCCACCAACAACAGGTGATCTACCGGGTCTTGTCGACGGACCAACCCAGATCTCAGCAGGTCGTTGACGCGTTACCCCCGCGCTGGCGCAGCGTGGCGGAACGCCACCTGGCAGCACGGCGTGAATTCGTTCGCATGAGCCGCGGCCGTGGACCGACGATGCTCCCCGCCTGGCGGATCATCCAGCCCGAACCAGCGGCGAAGCTGCTCAGCTATTACCGCAAGGCCGAGGCAGCGACAGGAATCGAATGGGAGGTTCTGGCGGCCGTGAACCTCGTGGAAACCGGAATGGGACGCATCGATGGCATCTCCGTAGCCAATGCCCAGGGCCCGATGCAGTTCCTGCCCACCACCTGGGCCGAACCCGGTATTGGCGCCGGGAACATCCGCGATCCCCACGACGCCATCCAGGCAGCAGCGCGTTACCTGGTGAGGCGGGGCGGACTGCAGGACATTCGCCGCGGCCTCTGGGGCTACAACAACAGCGATTACTACGGCCGCGCCGTGCTGCTCTATGCCTCACTGATGAAGGAGAACCCTGCGGCCTACACCGGCCTGTATCACTGGGAGATCCACTTCAACGCAGCGGCCGGTGATCTTTGGCTGCCGGTGGGTTACAACCAACCGCAGCGCATCACGGTTGAGCAGCATCTGCAGGCCAACCCAGCCAGCAGATCACCAAACGGGTGAGCATCGACACCTACGCTGATACCTGGCGTGATCCAGGAAGCGGGTGTCCAAGGAAACCTCCCATCGCGGTGATGAACTGAAGGGTCTCGGCTGGTCCGAGGCGGATGTGGCTCGCTACGTCGAGCTGTGGGAATACCGGCAGCGCTGGGGGGCCATGAATTTGGAACGGGAGGATCGCCTGTTCCTGCGCAAAGCCGAAAAAGCTCTGCCGGCGATTGTGACCGGACGGGCCGCCGCCAAGAAATCAATCAAAGACAAGACCTACTACCGCTGGCTGCGCTTCCATCTCGATGCGATGACCGAAGCCGAGGCGGGGATGGGCCTTGGCGACGGTGAGCGAGGAGCATGGCCGGTGCTGCTGGAGGCTGAACTCCGTTTGCTCGACCATTACGAGCCCGTGCTCGGCTTGCCCGACACGTTGAAAGCCAAAGCCCTCAGCCCTGTGCGTGAAAAGCTCACGGCCCAAGTGGCTGCTCTCGGCAACACCAAGGCCTACGACTTCCAGGCGCCCCTGATTGCGCTGAAAGCAGAAGACAGCAGCAACCGCTGGAAGCATCTGCGCGAGGTGGATGCAAGTGATCGCACTTATCCCCTGCTCAGCGCCGATGGCGTGGATGGATTCCGCAGCGAAGCGCACCGCGATATTCAAGAGGTGATCCGCAACACATTCCCTTCTTTGGCGGAAACCGACAAACCCGAGCTCTCTGACGACTAGAACTGGGGCAGTGGCCCCGCCGAAGACCATGTCTCACCGCTTCGAGACCCTGCAGCTACACGCCGGGCAGTCCCCGGATAGTGCAACCAACGCGCGGGCGGTTCCCATCTATCAGACCAGCTCCTACGTCTTCAATGACGCCGAACACGGAGCCAACCTCTTCGGTCTGAAGGAATTCGGGAACATCTACACCCGCCTGATGAACCCCACCACCGACGTGTTTGAAAAACGCGTCGCCGCCCTTGAAGGCGGGGTGGCCGCACTGGCGACAGCCTCAGGCCAGTCGGCTCAGTTCCTGGCGATCACCAACTGCATGCAGGCGGGAGACAACTTCGTTTCAACCTCTTACCTGTACGGCGGCACTTACAACCAGTTCAAGGTGCAGTTCCCTCGCTTGGGAATCGACGTGCGCTTTGCCGAAGGCGACGACGTCGCGAGCTTTGCAGTGCAAATCGACGACAACACCAAGGCGCTCTACGTGGAAGCGATGGGAAATCCCCGCTTCAACATCCCCGACTTTGAGGGTCTTTCAGCGCTTGCCAAAGAGAAAGGTATCCCCTTAATCGTCGACAACACCCTGGGAGCCTGTGGAGCTCTGCTGCGACCAATTGACCACGGCGCTGATGTGGTCGTTGAAAGTGCGACCAAGTGGATCGGGGGCCACGGCACCAGCCTGGGGGGCGTGATCGTGGACGCCGGCACCTTCAACTGGGGCAACGGCAAGTTCCCGTTGATGAGCCAGCCCAGCGCGGCTTATCACGGCTTGGTGCACTGGGATGCCTTTGGCTTCGGCAGTGACGTTTGCAAAATGCTTGGCTTGCCCGATGACCGCAACATCGCCTTCGCCCTGCGGGCCCGGGTGGAGGGCCTGCGGGATTGGGGGCCGGCCGTCAGTCCGTTCAACAGCTTCCTGCTGCTGCAGGGTCTGGAAACCCTGAGCCTGCGCGTTGAGCGCCACACCGAAAACGCCATGGCCCTGGCCACCTGGCTGCAGGACCATCCCGCCATCGCCCATGTGAGCTATCCCGGTCTGGCCAGTGATCCTTACAACGCTGCCGCGAAGAAATACCTGACAGGCCGTGGCATGGGATGCATGCTGATGTTCTCCCTCAACGGTGGCTACGACGATGCGGTTCGCTTCATCGACAGCCTCAAGCTGGCCAGCCACCTCGCCAACGTGGGCGATGCCAAAACGCTTGTGATTCACCCCGCGTCCACGACACACCAACAACTCAGTGAGGCGGAACAAGCTTCGGCTGGCGTAACCCCCACGATGGTGCGGGTCTCCGTGGGACTCGAGCACATCGACGACATCAAGGCCGACTTCGAACAGGCCCTCGCCGTTCTCAGCTGAATGACGTCCCAGCTTCCATGGCGCTGATCCTTCCTGGCAGTTACCACAAAATCGCAGAGGTTGAACGCAACCGGATTTCCTGGATTGAGCCCGAACAGGCTGAACGCCAGGA containing:
- a CDS encoding DOMON-like domain-containing protein; translation: MARSAVMLRQACRLIPFERSIPAGVQISAELVWRREGWLELSYGVLARAAKGIGVLKLPAGLNDGPQQGQRKDELWTTTCFEAFIAAPGEQRYWEVNLAANGDWALYRFDGYRSGQTQQELSTPPTVRLQRGLHQLRLDARIALEPWWTPDVCPDLALTAVIDRGQEGLSHWALRHGPKADFHDRSTFLAA
- a CDS encoding lytic transglycosylase domain-containing protein, with amino-acid sequence MRSRNVLVVSAITASLLSGLWLRPKQPQAAAEAVVSKQAVTKPGGKSPVLLPAQASQPKTKDGRQYPLVPADPAELATLLAAVEQALRDPATAAEALPDLGHQQQVIYRVLSTDQPRSQQVVDALPPRWRSVAERHLAARREFVRMSRGRGPTMLPAWRIIQPEPAAKLLSYYRKAEAATGIEWEVLAAVNLVETGMGRIDGISVANAQGPMQFLPTTWAEPGIGAGNIRDPHDAIQAAARYLVRRGGLQDIRRGLWGYNNSDYYGRAVLLYASLMKENPAAYTGLYHWEIHFNAAAGDLWLPVGYNQPQRITVEQHLQANPASRSPNG
- a CDS encoding O-acetylhomoserine aminocarboxypropyltransferase/cysteine synthase family protein, translating into MSHRFETLQLHAGQSPDSATNARAVPIYQTSSYVFNDAEHGANLFGLKEFGNIYTRLMNPTTDVFEKRVAALEGGVAALATASGQSAQFLAITNCMQAGDNFVSTSYLYGGTYNQFKVQFPRLGIDVRFAEGDDVASFAVQIDDNTKALYVEAMGNPRFNIPDFEGLSALAKEKGIPLIVDNTLGACGALLRPIDHGADVVVESATKWIGGHGTSLGGVIVDAGTFNWGNGKFPLMSQPSAAYHGLVHWDAFGFGSDVCKMLGLPDDRNIAFALRARVEGLRDWGPAVSPFNSFLLLQGLETLSLRVERHTENAMALATWLQDHPAIAHVSYPGLASDPYNAAAKKYLTGRGMGCMLMFSLNGGYDDAVRFIDSLKLASHLANVGDAKTLVIHPASTTHQQLSEAEQASAGVTPTMVRVSVGLEHIDDIKADFEQALAVLS